The sequence NNNNNNNCATCTGTGACTGTGGCAGTATCTGCTTCAGCACCTGCATCTGCGGCAGCATGTGTGACTGCGGCAGCATCTACTCCAGCATGTGTGCCTGCGGCAGCATCTGCGTCTGCGGCAGCATCTGCTGCAGCATCTGTGACTGTGGCAGAATCTGCTTCAGCATCTGCGTCTACGGCAACATCTCTGACTGCAGCAGCATCTGCTGCAGCATCTGTGTCTACTCCAGCATCTGTGTCTGCGGCAGCATCTGCGTCTGCGACAGCATCTGCTGCAGCATCTGCTGCAGCATCTGTGACTGTGACAGTATCTGCTTCAGCATCTGCTTCAGCATCTGCGTCTGCGGCGGCATCTGTGGCTGTGGCAGTATCTGCTTCAGCATCTGCGTCTGCGGCAGCATCTGTGACTGTGGCAGTATCTGCTTCAGCATCTGCGTCTGCGGCAGCATCTCTGACTGCGGCAGCATCTGCTGCAGCATCTGTGTCTACTCCAGCATCTGTGTCTGCGGCAGCATCTGCG is a genomic window of Oryzias melastigma strain HK-1 unplaced genomic scaffold, ASM292280v2 sc07536, whole genome shotgun sequence containing:
- the LOC112140236 gene encoding keratin-associated protein 5-1-like, which codes for MCDCGSIYSSMCACGSICVCGSICCSICDCGRICFSICVYGNISDCSSICCSICVYSSICVCGSICVCDSICCSICCSICDCDSICFSICFSICVCGGICGCGSICFSICVCGSICDCGSICFSICVCGSISDCGSICCSICVYSSICVCGSICVCGSICCSICDCGSICFSICVCGSICGSI